A window of Planococcus sp. MSAK28401 genomic DNA:
ATTCGCACGCTTGAGGACGCTGAGTGGCTTTTTCCCAGTCGGAAGGGAAATGGACCGATTACGCGCGTTCAAGCGTACAGACAGCTTCAGAAGGCTGCACAGATGGTCGATATCTCGGTAGGCATCGGCACGCATACCTTACGCAAAACATTCGGCTATTGGCATTACAAGCAGTTTAAAGACATTGCCGAGCTGCAGAATATCTTGAACCATGCTCATCCGCAGATTACCTTGCGTTACATTGGGATCACGGATGAACAGATCGAGAGTAATTTAAAAGCGTTTCGTTTGTAAAACTCCCAGTATGTTTCTGCGGAGTTTTTTGTTTGCTATTTTTTCTAGCAATGAATTTGATCTGCATTTTGTTCTTTTCTTTTTCTTTTCATTTTTTCAAAATGAATTTTGCCTATATATATTATCTTTTAAAAGATTTATTAACTTTATTAACTTTATGAACGTCTTGAAGCTTAGAGCCACAAGGGTTTCAAGATTCTATTGAAACAAATACTCCTGTTTATTGAAACAAATACTCCTGTTTATTGAAACAAATACTCCCTTTGTATTGAAACTTTATAAAAGTAAGTTACAATAAAAATAATTTAATTTACATATTTTTTGATGGAGTTACATTTCAAGAGGAGTATTTGTCACAATAAAAAAGGGGATTGAGAATGGCGAGAATGAATTCAAAAACACAGTTAATTTCGTATGAAAATTCAATTAAAAAAAGCAATGAATTATCAATGGCAAAACTATATCAAGGTCTTTCATTGAACCAAATGCAATTGTTGGCTTACTCGATTTTTTGCACACAAAAAAACGGTATCACAGAATTCCGGAAAGCCGATTTTGAAAAAAAATTCGGCATGTCCCAATATCGGACAGAAGATGCAATGAAAGACTCGGATAAAATTACTAGTATAAAATTTAGTACTTCCGATATGAAAAATGAAAAGTTTAAGTTCTGGAATGCTTTCATGGGCATGTCTTACGATAAAGGGCATTTTTCTTTCGAATGGAGTCCTAAAATGCTTCCCCATATTTTAGAAGTACAGGAAAGTCTGTATGTCACAATAGATTTGACCATTGCCTCAAACTTTAAAAGTAGTTTCTCGTGGACTTTGTATGATTATCTTAAGGCTCATCATGGATATTGGTATAAAGTAGTTTCTAAAGAAGAATTAATGGAACTGTTTGGAGTACAGAACGTAAAAAGCTATCAGGAGAATACGGGGCTTTTCAAAAAACGTGTGCTTGATGTAGCTATCAAAGAAATTGAAACTTTTACAGAATTGGAAGTACCCTACAAACTAGAAAAAAAGGGTCGTGCGATTACAGGGTTTAGGTTGGAATGGTCTACTGGTACCAAAATAACAAGTGCTACTCAGAAGCAGATCAAGGAGATTCAGAGCATCATAGACATCGTTTTTGATGACATGTTCCAGTACGTGAACATTAATGATGAA
This region includes:
- a CDS encoding tyrosine-type recombinase/integrase translates to MTKQQEIKDVQPIRALEKIEDMKWSLKKWCSERDYILFLLGINSGLRVGDLLKIKTSEIQGKQVVSLREGKTGKRRTIHLGNIYDELDAYIRTLEDAEWLFPSRKGNGPITRVQAYRQLQKAAQMVDISVGIGTHTLRKTFGYWHYKQFKDIAELQNILNHAHPQITLRYIGITDEQIESNLKAFRL
- a CDS encoding replication initiation protein; translation: MARMNSKTQLISYENSIKKSNELSMAKLYQGLSLNQMQLLAYSIFCTQKNGITEFRKADFEKKFGMSQYRTEDAMKDSDKITSIKFSTSDMKNEKFKFWNAFMGMSYDKGHFSFEWSPKMLPHILEVQESLYVTIDLTIASNFKSSFSWTLYDYLKAHHGYWYKVVSKEELMELFGVQNVKSYQENTGLFKKRVLDVAIKEIETFTELEVPYKLEKKGRAITGFRLEWSTGTKITSATQKQIKEIQSIIDIVFDDMFQYVNINDETDRQRAITLMQEIEEMRLYTIESIGITSEKASNLIQKAAWNFRELNRLLEKNHKPVSSESKKKVEFYNWLEDRG